The genomic interval TCAGGAGCCGCGTTTGTTCCCCTGGTTGACGGTGGAGAAGAACATCGCCGCGGACCTGTCGCTGCGGGATGCGGGCGTCCGGCGCAAGGTCGACGAGCTCATCGAGCTCGTGAGGCTTCAGGGGTTCGAAAAAGCGTATCCGAAGGAGCTGTCGGGCGGCATGGCTCAGCGTGTGTCGATCGCGAGAGCCCTGCTGCGCAATCCGAAAATTTTGCTGCTCGACGAACCCTTCGGCGCCCTGGACGCCTTCACGAGAGCGCATATGCAGGAGGTGCTGCTCGACATTTGGAAGCGCAACGGCACGACGATGATCTTCGTCACGCACGATATCGACGAGGCGGTATTCCTCGGCAGCCAGATCGTTATTTTGAAGCCGAGACCCGGCGAGATCCGCGGACGGATCAAGGTCGAACTGCCGTACCCGCGCAAAAAGTCCAGCACCGCCTTCCAGGAGCTGCGGTACAAGGTGCTGAGCGAGTTCGAGCGTATCGAGGAGCTGTCCTGGGGCGAGTCGGGGGCGGGCATATGAGGAAGGAGGCTGGCTATTCATGAGCGTCGATCAAGCCGATCTGCCCGCGGCAGCGTCCGCGAAGCGCAGACGATCGCCGGGAAAAACGGGAAGCTACCGGAAAAAATGGGCCGACTTCGCTTGGGGTGCGGCACTCCCCGTGGCCGTGCTCCTCGTCTGGCAGTGGCTGGGGGACAGGGAGCTGATTTCTCCGCTGCTTTTCCCGACGCCACGGGTCATTGCCGAATCGTTCGTATGGCTGTGGAACTCGGGCGTCCTGTTTGAAAATCTCGGCGTCAGCCTGTACCGGACATTCGCCGGCTTCGGCCTCGGCGCCGGGCTCGGGTTGCTGCTCGGCCTGTTCGTCGGACTGTCGCGGAGCGTCGAACGGCTGCTGGATTCGACGGTCCAGATGGT from Cohnella hashimotonis carries:
- a CDS encoding ABC transporter ATP-binding protein, translating into MGATLLAIKDLNKSFRTDNKFVQALHHIELDVREGDFVTVIGPSGCGKSTLLRIVAGLDTGFQGSVLLEGEPIAGPGIDKGFIFQEPRLFPWLTVEKNIAADLSLRDAGVRRKVDELIELVRLQGFEKAYPKELSGGMAQRVSIARALLRNPKILLLDEPFGALDAFTRAHMQEVLLDIWKRNGTTMIFVTHDIDEAVFLGSQIVILKPRPGEIRGRIKVELPYPRKKSSTAFQELRYKVLSEFERIEELSWGESGAGI